Proteins from one Aureimonas sp. SA4125 genomic window:
- a CDS encoding 3'-5' exonuclease codes for MTIIAIDFETATSRRDSACAIGLAWIEAGEVTRREYRLIRPRELRFDPGNVRVHSITERDVRDQPTFPAVFREFVGAIDGALVLAHNASFDLSVLNACLQSYGLPRPALETSCTLALARRIWPAEPNHKLSSLANRFGLRFQHHHAGEDAYACAHIALEAVRAAKARDVHALARRYELVKSHAALPGLVQDGIAARALAALNTVLTPQPADASLFVVRGSRGTPYEIRLRMKPGRAAELLCSCVGARFRVECRHVKQLKAGNLADLLSDNRKDARKIAALFAA; via the coding sequence ATGACGATCATCGCCATCGATTTCGAGACGGCGACGTCCCGGCGCGACAGCGCCTGCGCCATCGGCCTTGCCTGGATCGAAGCGGGCGAGGTGACACGGCGGGAATATCGCCTGATCCGTCCGCGCGAGCTTCGCTTCGATCCTGGCAATGTCCGCGTGCACAGCATCACGGAGAGGGATGTGCGCGATCAGCCGACCTTTCCGGCCGTGTTCCGGGAATTTGTCGGCGCGATCGACGGCGCGCTGGTGCTGGCGCACAATGCGAGTTTCGATCTCTCGGTGCTGAATGCCTGCCTCCAGTCCTACGGTCTGCCGCGGCCGGCGTTGGAGACGAGCTGTACGCTTGCTCTGGCGCGCCGGATCTGGCCGGCCGAGCCGAACCACAAGCTTTCGTCCCTGGCGAACCGCTTCGGACTGCGCTTCCAGCACCATCATGCCGGCGAGGACGCCTATGCCTGCGCCCATATCGCGCTGGAAGCCGTCCGGGCCGCGAAGGCGAGGGATGTCCATGCGCTCGCGCGGCGCTACGAGCTGGTGAAAAGCCACGCGGCGCTGCCGGGGCTGGTGCAGGACGGGATCGCGGCGCGGGCGCTGGCGGCGCTGAACACGGTGCTGACGCCGCAGCCGGCCGACGCCTCGCTCTTCGTCGTCCGCGGCTCGCGCGGCACGCCCTACGAGATCCGGTTGCGCATGAAGCCGGGCAGGGCAGCCGAGCTCCTGTGCTCCTGCGTCGGCGCGCGGTTTCGGGTGGAGTGCCGGCACGTGAAGCAGTTGAAGGCTGGCAATCTCGCCGACCTTCTCTCCGACAACCGCAAGGATGCCAGGAAGATCGCGGCGCTTTTCGCGGCCTGA
- the ligA gene encoding NAD-dependent DNA ligase LigA, with translation MTEIEDLTLDEAAAELERLAREMAEHDRRYYQDDAPEISDAAYDALRQRNRAIEERFPDLVRPDSPSLKVGTEVSEKFAKITHALPILSLDNAFSDADVEDFAARLRRFLKLGEEAPLAITAEPKIDGLSLSLRYEGGKLVSAATRGDGTTGEDVTRNARTIKDIPGTLKGDAPDVFEVRGEVYMTHADFAAMNERQLAAGKPLFANPRNAAAGSLRQLDSRITKSRPLHFFAYAWGEASVVPGETQTEVVAAIARYGFKVNALMQRFSDVAGLVAHYHAIEEQRSALGYDIDGVVYKVDDLALQKRLGFVSRSPRWAIAHKFAAEQATTVLRDIEIQVGRTGALTPVAKLAPVTVGGVVVSNATLHNADYIKGVGQGGVTLREGRDIRIGDTVIVQRAGDVIPQVVDVLLDKRPADAGPYLFPARCPICDSHAVREDDGVVTRCTGGLICPAQAVERIRHFVSRNAFDIEGLGEKQVEFFFKAEDDALQVRSPADIFTLKERQSRSTLKKLENIDGFGPVSVAKLFAAIEERRTVPLSRFLFALGIRHVGETNAKRFARHYGSLSAFAADAATAVLPVEKKDRGNEAWQAMNDIDGIGGVVAEAVVEFFAEAHNREALAALLDQVTVLDEVAVVDASSPVAGKTVVFTGTLEQMTRDEAKAMAEALGAKVSGSVSKKTDLVVAGPGAGSKLKQATTLGVEVIDEAGWFVRIGRDAAPTQTAAEPPSDQAPGVPAAEADPKDPA, from the coding sequence ATGACCGAGATCGAAGACCTCACCCTCGACGAAGCCGCCGCCGAGCTGGAGCGGCTGGCGCGGGAGATGGCGGAGCACGACCGGCGCTATTACCAGGACGATGCGCCGGAGATCTCCGACGCCGCATACGATGCCCTGCGCCAACGCAATCGCGCGATCGAGGAGCGCTTTCCCGATCTCGTCCGGCCGGACTCGCCCTCCCTCAAGGTCGGCACGGAGGTCTCGGAGAAATTCGCCAAGATCACCCATGCCTTGCCGATACTCTCCCTCGACAACGCCTTTTCCGATGCGGACGTGGAGGATTTCGCCGCGCGCCTGCGCCGCTTCCTGAAGCTCGGGGAGGAGGCGCCGCTCGCCATCACGGCCGAACCGAAAATCGACGGCCTGTCGCTGTCGCTGCGCTACGAGGGCGGCAAGCTCGTGTCGGCGGCGACACGCGGCGACGGCACGACCGGCGAAGACGTTACCCGCAACGCCCGTACGATCAAGGATATCCCGGGGACGCTGAAGGGAGATGCGCCGGATGTGTTCGAGGTGCGCGGCGAGGTCTACATGACGCATGCCGACTTCGCCGCCATGAACGAGCGGCAGCTGGCGGCCGGCAAGCCGCTCTTTGCCAATCCGCGCAATGCAGCTGCGGGATCGCTGCGCCAGCTGGACTCCCGGATCACCAAATCCCGGCCCTTGCATTTCTTCGCCTATGCCTGGGGCGAGGCGAGCGTGGTGCCGGGCGAGACGCAGACGGAGGTGGTCGCCGCGATCGCCCGCTACGGCTTCAAGGTCAACGCGCTCATGCAGCGCTTCTCCGATGTCGCGGGCCTCGTCGCGCATTATCATGCGATCGAGGAGCAGCGCTCGGCGCTCGGCTACGACATCGACGGCGTCGTCTACAAGGTCGACGATCTCGCCTTGCAGAAGCGGCTCGGCTTCGTCTCCCGGTCGCCCCGCTGGGCCATCGCGCACAAGTTCGCCGCCGAGCAGGCGACGACGGTCCTGCGCGACATCGAGATCCAGGTCGGCCGCACGGGTGCGCTGACGCCTGTCGCCAAGCTCGCGCCCGTGACGGTCGGCGGCGTCGTCGTCTCCAATGCGACGCTGCACAATGCCGACTACATCAAGGGCGTCGGGCAGGGCGGCGTGACCTTGCGCGAGGGCCGAGACATCCGCATCGGCGATACCGTCATCGTCCAGCGGGCCGGCGACGTCATTCCGCAGGTGGTGGACGTTCTCCTCGACAAGCGGCCGGCCGATGCAGGGCCTTACCTCTTTCCGGCGCGCTGCCCGATCTGCGACAGCCATGCCGTGCGCGAGGATGACGGCGTCGTCACGCGCTGTACCGGCGGCCTGATCTGCCCGGCGCAGGCGGTCGAGCGCATCCGCCATTTCGTCTCGCGCAACGCCTTCGACATCGAGGGACTCGGCGAGAAGCAGGTCGAGTTCTTCTTCAAGGCCGAGGACGATGCGCTGCAGGTGCGCAGCCCCGCCGACATTTTCACCCTCAAGGAGCGCCAGTCACGCTCGACCTTGAAGAAGCTCGAGAATATCGACGGTTTCGGCCCGGTCTCGGTGGCAAAGCTCTTCGCGGCGATCGAGGAACGACGCACGGTGCCGCTCTCGCGCTTCCTTTTTGCGCTCGGCATCCGCCATGTTGGCGAGACGAATGCCAAGCGTTTCGCCCGGCACTATGGCAGCCTCTCCGCCTTCGCCGCGGATGCGGCCACCGCGGTGTTGCCGGTGGAGAAGAAGGACAGGGGCAACGAGGCCTGGCAGGCGATGAACGACATCGACGGCATCGGCGGCGTCGTCGCCGAAGCCGTCGTCGAGTTCTTCGCCGAGGCACACAACCGCGAGGCCCTGGCCGCCCTCCTCGACCAGGTCACCGTGCTCGACGAGGTAGCCGTCGTCGACGCCTCCTCGCCAGTCGCCGGCAAGACGGTGGTCTTCACCGGCACGCTCGAACAGATGACGCGCGACGAGGCGAAGGCGATGGCCGAGGCGCTCGGGGCCAAGGTGTCCGGCTCGGTATCGAAGAAGACCGATCTCGTCGTCGCCGGCCCCGGTGCGGGGTCGAAGCTGAAGCAGGCGACAACGCTCGGCGTCGAGGTGATCGACGAGGCCGGCTGGTTCGTGCGCATCGGCCGCGACGCGGCGCCGACGCAAACCGCGGCCGAGCCGCCTTCGGACCAGGCGCCGGGGGTTCCGGCAGCCGAAGCTGACCCAAAAGATCCGGCATGA
- the recN gene encoding DNA repair protein RecN, with the protein MLVHLSIRDIVLIERLDLALGEGLSVLTGETGAGKSILLDALALALGGRGDGSLVRHGAKHGEITAVFDLPAGHPSRLVLTENGFDDDGDLILRRIQSADGRTRVFINDRPSSVSLMREIGAGLVEIHGQHDDRALVDPEAHRLLLDDYGGLRTEAEATARAHADWKRAEGDLLRHRAKIEAAAREADYLRAAVAELSELAPVVGEEEELAARRQLMMKSEKIASDVAEAHDELSGHSSPIPGLAGLLKRLDRRKDEVPGLLDDTLERLDTALDALSDAQMSLQAALRGLEFDPRALEEAEERLFALRAAGRKFSRPVDTLPDLMAAMIGDLADVDAGEERLARLEVEVREKRACLDALAADLSMKRIAAATLLEGAVMAELPDMKLERAAFLTEMAQDPANPTAAGIDTVEFWVRTNPGTRAGPMMKVASGGELSRFLLALKVALADKGSAPTLVFDEIDTGVGGAVADAIGRRLARLAGRVQVLSVTHAPQVAARATTHLLISKAQSRPDDERLATRVEAIEGEHRTEEIARMLAGESITAEARAAAARLIGAV; encoded by the coding sequence ATGCTTGTTCACCTTTCGATCCGCGACATCGTCCTCATCGAACGCCTCGATCTCGCATTGGGCGAGGGCCTGTCCGTGCTCACGGGCGAGACGGGTGCTGGCAAGTCGATCCTTCTCGACGCCTTGGCGCTGGCGCTCGGCGGACGCGGCGACGGCTCACTGGTGCGCCATGGCGCCAAGCATGGCGAGATCACCGCGGTGTTCGACCTGCCCGCCGGCCATCCCTCCCGTCTCGTCCTGACGGAGAACGGCTTCGACGACGACGGCGACCTGATCCTACGACGCATCCAGAGTGCCGACGGGCGCACGCGCGTCTTCATCAACGACCGGCCGTCGAGCGTCTCCCTGATGCGCGAGATCGGCGCCGGCCTCGTCGAGATCCACGGCCAGCACGATGACCGGGCGCTCGTCGATCCCGAGGCGCACCGGCTGCTCCTCGACGACTATGGCGGACTGCGTACGGAGGCGGAGGCGACTGCCCGGGCCCATGCCGACTGGAAGCGGGCGGAAGGCGATCTGCTGCGTCACCGGGCCAAGATCGAGGCCGCCGCGCGCGAGGCCGACTATCTGCGTGCCGCGGTCGCTGAACTCTCGGAACTGGCGCCGGTCGTGGGCGAGGAGGAGGAACTGGCGGCTCGACGCCAGTTGATGATGAAGTCGGAGAAGATCGCGAGCGACGTCGCCGAAGCGCATGACGAACTTTCCGGGCACTCCTCGCCGATCCCCGGCCTCGCCGGCCTCCTGAAGCGGCTCGACAGGCGCAAGGACGAGGTGCCGGGGCTTCTCGACGATACGCTGGAGCGGCTCGACACCGCCCTCGACGCGCTGTCGGACGCGCAGATGAGCCTGCAGGCGGCACTGCGCGGCCTCGAATTCGACCCGCGTGCCCTGGAGGAGGCGGAGGAGCGCCTTTTCGCGCTGCGTGCCGCCGGCCGCAAATTTTCGCGCCCGGTCGACACTCTGCCCGATCTCATGGCTGCGATGATCGGCGATCTCGCCGATGTCGATGCCGGCGAGGAGCGGCTGGCGCGGCTCGAGGTCGAGGTGCGCGAGAAGCGCGCCTGTCTCGACGCGCTGGCGGCCGATCTCTCGATGAAGCGCATTGCCGCCGCCACGCTTCTGGAAGGCGCCGTCATGGCGGAACTGCCGGACATGAAGCTCGAGCGCGCCGCCTTCCTGACGGAGATGGCGCAGGATCCGGCGAACCCGACCGCTGCCGGCATCGACACGGTCGAGTTCTGGGTCCGCACCAACCCCGGTACCCGCGCAGGGCCGATGATGAAGGTCGCCTCGGGCGGCGAGCTCTCGCGCTTTCTCCTGGCGCTGAAGGTGGCGCTTGCCGACAAGGGCTCGGCCCCGACTCTGGTCTTCGACGAGATCGACACCGGCGTCGGCGGGGCCGTCGCCGACGCCATCGGCCGCCGCCTCGCGCGCCTTGCCGGCCGGGTCCAGGTGCTCTCGGTCACCCATGCGCCCCAGGTCGCGGCGCGAGCGACGACGCATCTCCTCATCTCCAAGGCCCAGAGCCGGCCCGACGACGAGCGCCTCGCCACCCGCGTCGAGGCGATCGAGGGCGAGCACCGTACCGAGGAGATCGCGCGCATGCTCGCCGGCGAGAGCATCACGGCGGAAGCCCGCGCCGCGGCTGCAAGGCTCATCGGAGCGGTTTAG